One segment of Candidatus Omnitrophota bacterium DNA contains the following:
- a CDS encoding type II secretion system F family protein, which yields MARFLYEAKKNPKETVKGVLVADNRSAAIQKIAGMGYYLVSIDEESAVTQQAEGAASGMFGRISSKDIANFTRQLSDLLESGLTIVRALDLLHDQTSNKRLKYVIMDVRDFCVAGNPLSNALGRHPRVFSNLYVSMVRSGEMGGALENILKRLSDFGEKQLEVETKIKTALAYPILMSVVGLVTIIVLMTFVIPKMMVMFSDLGQALPLPTQILLFISNTVKNYWWVIAIAIFFIGAFLVKTYATKEGRLAMDRMKLKMPIFGQLIMKVEIGRFARTLATLLENGVPILESLKVTSDTIDNAVMKEELERAYGAVKEGASLSKGLFNSKVIPPVVVNIIAIGEEAGHIERSLFKVAQGYDRESDEAVKMMMSLLEPALILTLGVVVGFIVIAMLLPIFEINFMTR from the coding sequence ATGGCGCGATTTTTATATGAGGCGAAGAAGAACCCGAAGGAAACGGTTAAAGGCGTTCTTGTCGCCGATAATAGATCCGCCGCGATCCAGAAGATAGCAGGTATGGGATATTATCTCGTATCGATCGACGAGGAAAGCGCCGTTACACAGCAAGCCGAAGGTGCCGCCTCGGGCATGTTCGGCAGGATATCGTCGAAAGACATAGCTAATTTTACGCGACAGCTTTCCGATCTTCTCGAATCAGGGCTTACCATAGTAAGGGCCCTCGACCTTTTACATGACCAGACATCCAATAAACGGCTGAAATATGTCATAATGGATGTGCGTGATTTTTGCGTGGCCGGCAATCCTTTATCCAACGCGCTCGGCCGCCACCCGAGGGTATTTTCAAATCTTTACGTCAGCATGGTTCGTTCCGGCGAGATGGGCGGAGCCCTGGAAAATATATTAAAACGGCTTTCCGACTTCGGAGAAAAACAGCTTGAGGTGGAGACGAAGATAAAGACGGCTCTGGCGTATCCGATACTAATGTCGGTCGTAGGCCTTGTCACGATAATAGTCCTGATGACGTTCGTTATCCCGAAGATGATGGTGATGTTCTCCGACCTTGGACAAGCGCTTCCCCTGCCGACGCAGATACTTCTCTTCATAAGCAATACGGTAAAGAACTACTGGTGGGTTATCGCCATCGCAATATTTTTTATCGGCGCGTTCCTCGTCAAGACATACGCGACTAAGGAAGGGCGTCTGGCGATGGATCGCATGAAATTGAAGATGCCGATATTCGGCCAATTGATAATGAAAGTCGAAATAGGCAGGTTTGCCAGGACACTTGCCACGCTTCTCGAGAACGGCGTCCCGATATTGGAATCGCTTAAGGTGACTTCGGATACGATAGACAATGCCGTTATGAAAGAGGAGCTCGAGCGCGCTTATGGCGCCGTAAAAGAAGGGGCGTCTCTTTCAAAAGGTCTTTTTAACAGCAAAGTGATACCACCGGTGGTGGTGAATATCATCGCCATAGGAGAAGAGGCCGGCCATATCGAGCGCTCTCTTTTTAAGGTGGCCCAGGGATACGATAGGGAATCGGACGAGGCGGTCAAGATGATGATGTCGCTTCTGGAGCCCGCGCTCATACTTACACTCGGCGTTGTAGTCGGGTTTATAGTGATAGCGATGCTTTTGCCGATATTTGAAATAAATTTTATGACGAGGTAA
- the nrdR gene encoding transcriptional regulator NrdR, with the protein MRCPYCGSRKDSVIDSRTPGNGSSVRRRRQCLKCKKRFTTYEYVERVPLMVVKKDGRREPFNREKLVNGVMVACEKRPISVKRIEKLVDDIERRLGKKDETEVASKEIGEFVMRGLHEIDEIAYVRFASVYRQFRDVGQFMKELKTFLK; encoded by the coding sequence ATGAGATGTCCGTATTGCGGATCCAGGAAAGACAGTGTAATCGACTCGCGAACGCCGGGCAACGGTTCGAGCGTGCGGCGCAGGCGGCAGTGTCTTAAGTGCAAGAAGCGTTTCACGACCTATGAGTATGTCGAGCGCGTTCCTCTTATGGTCGTGAAGAAGGACGGCCGCAGGGAACCATTTAACAGGGAGAAGCTGGTTAATGGCGTGATGGTTGCCTGCGAAAAGCGCCCCATAAGCGTTAAGCGCATCGAGAAGCTCGTCGACGACATAGAGCGCCGTCTCGGCAAGAAGGACGAGACTGAAGTGGCTTCAAAAGAGATCGGCGAGTTCGTAATGCGCGGTTTGCACGAGATAGATGAGATAGCGTATGTCAGGTTCGCTTCCGTTTACAGGCAGTTCAGGGATGTCGGCCAGTTCATGAAGGAGTTGAAGACATTTCTTAAATAG
- a CDS encoding type II secretion system protein GspK produces MIGNKRGAIFITSLWILAILAILAMGIGFRVSVEARLSKYNMDSAKALYLAKAGAVKAKYRFSKSPSTADSIYECGTAFSAEEASDPDEMKAIFKGSLTDGIFSVSYKESETVYPGMSDEERKININTAPENILKNLLIYVGEDPTIASDIVQWRSSGTGLDDGYYESLPAPYKCKHAAFSVIEELLLVKGISRKIFDKLKPYVTIYGDAAKFTVNINTALKEVLSILIMADAAQDKVTSDYFADRIIELRNGPDKEKGTKDDNSFNSDVSIENVLPELSAAQIAELKGRLKIKSNFFRIESTGLVKGSKIGKSVVLVVSKSETSGAKCLYYREH; encoded by the coding sequence ATGATAGGAAATAAACGCGGAGCGATATTTATAACATCTTTATGGATACTTGCGATACTTGCCATCCTCGCGATGGGCATAGGCTTCCGCGTGTCAGTGGAGGCGAGACTTTCTAAATACAACATGGATTCCGCGAAAGCGCTTTATCTGGCAAAAGCCGGCGCTGTAAAAGCGAAATACCGTTTTTCAAAAAGCCCGAGTACCGCAGATTCCATTTATGAGTGCGGCACAGCTTTTTCTGCCGAAGAGGCGAGTGACCCCGATGAGATGAAAGCCATATTCAAAGGCTCTCTTACCGACGGTATTTTTAGTGTGTCATATAAGGAAAGCGAAACTGTATATCCGGGGATGTCCGATGAAGAGCGCAAGATTAACATAAATACTGCGCCCGAGAATATTTTAAAAAATCTCCTCATATATGTCGGTGAAGACCCTACGATCGCTTCCGACATAGTGCAGTGGCGCAGTTCCGGAACGGGCTTAGACGACGGTTACTATGAATCCCTCCCGGCTCCATATAAGTGCAAACATGCCGCATTTAGCGTTATAGAAGAGCTCCTGCTCGTTAAAGGCATAAGCCGGAAGATATTCGATAAGCTGAAGCCTTATGTAACAATATACGGCGATGCCGCTAAATTCACGGTAAATATAAATACGGCGCTGAAAGAGGTATTGAGTATTCTTATTATGGCCGACGCCGCGCAGGATAAGGTAACGTCCGATTACTTTGCCGACAGGATAATCGAACTTCGTAACGGCCCCGACAAAGAGAAGGGGACGAAGGACGACAATAGTTTTAATTCCGACGTTTCGATAGAGAATGTATTGCCGGAGCTTTCCGCCGCGCAGATCGCCGAGCTTAAAGGGCGGCTCAAAATAAAATCCAATTTTTTCAGGATCGAATCGACGGGATTGGTAAAAGGCTCGAAGATAGGCAAATCGGTGGTTTTGGTCGTTTCGAAATCCGAAACGAGCGGCGCTAAGTGTTTATATTATCGTGAGCATTGA
- the pilM gene encoding pilus assembly protein PilM: MTEHIRDVFDDTNDFIALEMGDDFIKLAWAPELKGVRQTALALKKTIAVENVSEEIKGIFTSLSIPRRVRLNIPRHLVTVRFLKLPSTDDAEIKKMAAIESAKHVPYADEEMVSGYRVIEKQEDGYSSVMIAVAQADGVRAQIQTLTNSGLVVESVSLSSEALLLWYLAANHTQSDAVVLLANIDSGHIDIDIIAGDKLVFTRGALCSPETAATAAERIIKEISVSLAAYKKESKHSVGKIILTGVSSRIDELKGLIAVRLNASVEVVDQMHNIPVREGARMECGDASFTELFGLALKNEDVKIDLLPASRREELRLEAVKKNIIIAGAVIILIALTTFIVVMKKLHDKRVYIAYVDSELKKIAPRVKAAKKMAKDIELVTDKLSERPLAIDLVTEVFKITPQSITLGMVEYEERKSVTLRGAASSLSEVFKYVSVLGKSQYFKNVKVKYANKRIGQSLNAADFEIICAIS, encoded by the coding sequence TTGACAGAGCACATAAGAGACGTCTTCGACGATACGAACGACTTCATAGCGCTCGAGATGGGCGACGATTTCATAAAACTTGCGTGGGCGCCCGAACTTAAAGGCGTTCGGCAGACAGCGCTTGCCTTAAAGAAGACGATCGCCGTCGAAAACGTATCCGAAGAGATAAAAGGCATATTTACCTCCCTTAGCATTCCCCGCCGCGTGCGGCTTAATATACCCAGGCACCTCGTAACGGTCAGATTCTTGAAGCTTCCGTCCACAGATGATGCTGAGATAAAAAAAATGGCCGCGATAGAATCGGCAAAGCACGTTCCATATGCCGATGAGGAAATGGTGTCCGGATACCGCGTTATAGAGAAGCAGGAAGACGGCTATTCGAGCGTCATGATAGCCGTTGCGCAGGCCGACGGCGTGCGCGCTCAGATACAGACATTAACGAACTCAGGCCTTGTGGTGGAATCCGTTTCCTTAAGCTCGGAGGCGCTCCTTCTGTGGTATCTCGCGGCCAACCACACTCAGTCGGACGCGGTCGTCCTATTGGCAAACATAGATTCAGGGCACATCGATATCGATATCATCGCAGGGGATAAGCTTGTCTTTACCAGAGGAGCCTTATGCTCTCCGGAAACTGCCGCGACCGCGGCGGAGAGGATAATAAAAGAGATCAGCGTCTCGCTGGCCGCGTATAAAAAAGAGTCGAAGCATTCTGTCGGCAAAATAATATTGACCGGTGTCTCTTCCCGCATAGATGAATTAAAAGGACTTATAGCCGTAAGACTGAATGCTTCTGTCGAGGTTGTAGACCAGATGCATAATATACCTGTGCGCGAAGGCGCCAGGATGGAATGCGGCGATGCATCGTTCACGGAACTCTTCGGCCTGGCATTAAAGAATGAAGACGTGAAAATAGACCTTCTGCCTGCCTCGCGCAGGGAAGAACTGCGCCTCGAGGCGGTAAAGAAGAATATAATTATAGCCGGCGCTGTTATTATCCTTATAGCGCTGACGACATTCATCGTGGTGATGAAAAAACTCCACGACAAGCGTGTCTATATCGCTTACGTAGATTCCGAACTTAAAAAGATAGCTCCGCGCGTCAAGGCCGCGAAAAAGATGGCGAAGGACATAGAACTCGTTACAGATAAGCTCTCGGAGCGTCCGCTCGCGATAGATCTCGTTACCGAGGTTTTCAAGATAACACCGCAAAGCATAACGCTCGGTATGGTAGAGTATGAAGAACGCAAGAGCGTTACTCTCCGGGGTGCCGCCTCGAGCTTGAGCGAGGTATTCAAATATGTGAGTGTCCTCGGCAAGTCGCAGTATTTTAAGAACGTCAAAGTCAAATACGCAAATAAAAGGATCGGCCAGAGTTTGAATGCGGCCGACTTCGAGATAATATGCGCCATATCTTAA
- the gspG gene encoding type II secretion system major pseudopilin GspG produces MERKDRRGFTLVELMLVVIIIGTLVAMVMPRLAGRTEQAKRAAAKADIEANISSALDLYEIDHGSYSENLEVLLEKKDGKGPYLKKKAIDPWGHEYKYTYPGTHGDYDLYSFGKDGVDNSGEGDDVTNWEATTSTATETETQD; encoded by the coding sequence ATGGAGCGTAAAGATAGAAGAGGTTTTACACTGGTCGAGCTGATGCTTGTGGTCATCATTATAGGTACTCTTGTAGCCATGGTCATGCCGCGCCTTGCCGGCAGGACTGAGCAGGCCAAGCGTGCCGCCGCCAAGGCGGACATAGAGGCGAATATATCCTCGGCGCTCGACCTGTATGAGATAGATCATGGTTCATATTCCGAGAATCTCGAGGTTCTCCTCGAAAAGAAGGACGGCAAGGGGCCGTACCTTAAGAAAAAAGCCATCGATCCGTGGGGCCATGAGTATAAATATACTTATCCCGGGACGCACGGCGACTATGACCTTTACTCATTCGGCAAGGACGGCGTCGATAACAGCGGAGAAGGTGACGATGTGACGAACTGGGAAGCGACGACATCCACCGCCACTGAAACGGAAACGCAGGATTAG
- a CDS encoding ATPase, T2SS/T4P/T4SS family, with the protein MSFKETDLIGQLLIQKGIITVEALERALAEQEHSQKRIGDILIKLGLVNENDFYRILSEQSGVEYIKLKDIKIDPSVINKIPAKFACHYELIPVEIKDDTITVAMSNPLDIHTIDDIRLLLKSEIRAVLASRREILEMIKKYYGVGAETIEKMAPDASLERSASVQAQETQDVGESAEDASIIKFVNQILLEGCRDRATDIHIEPYEDELLVRYRIDGILHETKVPQSIKHYQSAIISRIKIMANLDISERRLPQDGRIKIRIGAEEVDLRVSILPTPFGESVVIRILSGNIRFGLENLGLLKKDQDVLERLLKMPHGIIFVTGPTGSGKTTTLYASLSKINTKDRKIITIEDPIEYQLKGITQIQVQPKIELTFANALRSMLRHDPDVMMVGEVRDYETAEITIRVALTGHLVFSTIHTNDAAGGVTRLIDMGVEPFLVASAVECFIAQRLVRVICSKCKHEIKPDKELLRELGVSGSKALRVKIYEGKGCDACRFTGYKGRTAIYEILEMSEPIRELVLKRASSDQIKKKAIELGMRTLRQDGWEKIVMGMTTPSEVIRVTQQEVLEEIEE; encoded by the coding sequence ATGAGTTTCAAAGAGACGGATCTTATAGGACAACTTCTTATACAGAAGGGCATTATCACCGTTGAGGCCCTGGAGAGAGCGCTTGCCGAGCAGGAACATTCGCAAAAGCGCATAGGCGACATATTGATAAAACTGGGCCTTGTGAACGAGAACGATTTCTATCGCATACTGTCGGAGCAATCCGGCGTCGAATACATAAAACTCAAAGATATAAAAATAGATCCTTCCGTAATAAATAAGATACCCGCGAAGTTCGCGTGCCATTATGAATTGATCCCCGTAGAGATAAAGGACGATACCATTACGGTGGCAATGTCCAACCCTCTTGATATTCACACGATCGACGACATACGGCTTCTTTTAAAGAGCGAGATCCGCGCCGTCCTGGCATCGCGGCGTGAGATACTTGAGATGATAAAAAAATATTACGGCGTCGGCGCCGAAACGATAGAAAAAATGGCGCCGGATGCGTCGCTCGAGCGCAGTGCGAGCGTTCAGGCGCAGGAGACCCAGGACGTAGGAGAGAGCGCCGAAGACGCGTCGATAATAAAATTCGTCAACCAGATACTCCTCGAGGGATGCAGAGACAGGGCGACCGATATACACATAGAGCCGTACGAGGACGAACTTCTCGTCAGGTACAGGATAGATGGCATCCTCCACGAAACGAAGGTCCCGCAATCTATAAAACATTACCAGTCGGCGATAATATCGCGTATCAAGATAATGGCCAATCTCGATATATCGGAGCGGCGCCTGCCGCAGGACGGCAGGATAAAGATACGCATAGGCGCCGAAGAGGTTGATTTGAGGGTTTCGATATTACCTACGCCTTTCGGTGAAAGTGTTGTGATCCGAATACTATCCGGCAACATACGCTTCGGTCTCGAGAACCTTGGGCTTTTAAAGAAAGACCAGGATGTCCTCGAGAGGCTACTCAAGATGCCGCACGGGATAATATTCGTTACCGGGCCTACAGGGAGCGGTAAGACGACCACACTCTACGCTTCTTTAAGTAAAATAAACACCAAGGACAGAAAAATAATAACCATAGAAGATCCTATCGAATATCAACTCAAGGGGATCACACAGATACAGGTTCAGCCGAAGATAGAACTTACATTCGCCAATGCCCTGCGTTCGATGCTTCGCCACGACCCTGATGTCATGATGGTCGGAGAGGTCAGGGACTACGAGACTGCGGAGATCACCATAAGGGTAGCCCTGACGGGCCACCTCGTATTCTCTACTATACATACAAATGATGCGGCCGGCGGCGTTACGCGCCTTATAGATATGGGCGTAGAGCCGTTTCTTGTGGCATCCGCGGTGGAGTGCTTCATCGCGCAACGCCTCGTCCGGGTGATATGCTCTAAATGCAAACATGAGATAAAGCCCGACAAAGAGCTTTTAAGGGAGCTTGGTGTTTCCGGCTCCAAGGCCTTGCGCGTAAAGATATATGAAGGCAAAGGGTGCGACGCCTGCAGATTTACCGGATATAAAGGCCGGACAGCGATCTATGAGATTCTTGAAATGAGCGAGCCGATAAGGGAACTGGTTTTGAAAAGGGCGTCCTCCGACCAGATAAAGAAGAAGGCGATAGAATTGGGTATGAGAACGCTCAGGCAGGATGGGTGGGAAAAGATAGTGATGGGCATGACCACTCCGAGCGAAGTTATAAGGGTTACCCAGCAGGAAGTGCTCGAAGAGATAGAGGAATAG
- the amrS gene encoding AmmeMemoRadiSam system radical SAM enzyme has protein sequence MKEALYYEKLDGSKVQCHLCPYNCLISDGLRGSCGVRINRSGTLYTEVYNKTTGIALDPIEKKPLYHYHPGEYIFSLGTKGCNLHCEFCQNWHISQELDAPVQDITAEQAVEKAKDAKSFGIAYTYNEPFIWYEFVLETAKLAKRSALANVLVTNGYVNMAPLEGMLPYIDAMNIDLKSFDEVFYSKVCKGSLRPVLEVIKRSHKSCHIELTNLLIPTLNDSPEMITRMVDWIYDNVGPEVPLHFSRYFPCYQLSLPPTPVDSLKQAERIARKKLKYVYLGNV, from the coding sequence ATGAAAGAAGCCCTATACTACGAGAAACTCGACGGCAGTAAAGTGCAATGCCACCTGTGTCCGTATAATTGTCTCATCTCCGACGGCCTCAGAGGCTCATGCGGTGTCAGAATAAACCGCTCCGGCACGTTATATACGGAAGTTTACAATAAAACTACAGGTATAGCTCTCGACCCCATAGAAAAAAAGCCCCTTTATCATTACCACCCCGGCGAATACATATTTTCTCTCGGAACGAAAGGATGCAATCTCCATTGCGAATTCTGTCAGAACTGGCACATATCGCAGGAGCTTGATGCCCCCGTCCAGGACATAACAGCCGAGCAGGCCGTAGAAAAAGCGAAGGATGCGAAATCTTTCGGCATCGCGTATACCTACAATGAACCGTTCATATGGTATGAATTTGTATTGGAGACGGCGAAACTGGCGAAGCGGTCGGCTCTCGCGAACGTCCTTGTTACGAATGGTTATGTTAATATGGCCCCGCTCGAGGGGATGCTCCCATACATAGACGCCATGAACATCGACCTGAAATCATTCGATGAAGTGTTTTACTCCAAGGTATGTAAGGGTAGTCTGCGGCCGGTTCTCGAGGTGATAAAACGTTCGCACAAGAGCTGTCATATCGAACTTACTAATTTATTGATACCGACGCTTAATGATTCTCCGGAGATGATAACGAGGATGGTTGACTGGATATATGACAACGTAGGGCCGGAAGTACCGCTCCACTTCTCGCGGTATTTTCCGTGCTACCAACTGTCCTTGCCGCCCACGCCTGTTGACTCGCTGAAGCAGGCGGAGCGGATAGCGAGGAAGAAGCTCAAATACGTATACCTGGGGAACGTTTGA
- a CDS encoding type II secretion system protein GspJ, with amino-acid sequence MTLKNIPRHNRAFTFIELIIAVTIFAVIAVSIYSTFNAGIRVWLKTSPMIEENQSLRIFFGTVAADLKNAVAYYPKSETLAKPVFGAEYEGRINFEGAADRMSFITVIGVSDPETGFREELARVTYAYDKDKKCLRRLVATAAEGLNEDNARSSEILKDINEKDFGIEYCYKAKLSNTEYEYEWRDAWEEKNVQDVPRGVRIKVGEFRKTVFVPTGILGEEE; translated from the coding sequence ATGACGCTAAAAAATATCCCGAGGCACAACAGGGCTTTTACCTTCATCGAACTTATTATCGCGGTTACGATATTTGCGGTAATAGCCGTAAGCATATACAGCACATTCAACGCAGGTATCCGTGTCTGGCTTAAAACCTCGCCTATGATAGAGGAGAACCAGAGCTTGAGGATTTTCTTTGGTACCGTGGCGGCGGATCTTAAGAACGCCGTAGCATATTATCCGAAATCGGAAACTCTTGCAAAGCCGGTTTTCGGCGCGGAATACGAAGGCAGGATAAACTTTGAAGGCGCCGCCGACAGGATGTCTTTTATTACCGTAATAGGCGTGTCCGATCCCGAGACCGGTTTTCGCGAAGAGCTCGCGAGAGTTACTTACGCTTACGATAAGGACAAAAAATGTTTGCGGCGGCTCGTCGCTACAGCGGCGGAGGGCTTGAACGAGGACAACGCCCGGTCGTCGGAAATCTTGAAGGATATTAATGAAAAAGATTTTGGGATCGAGTACTGTTACAAGGCAAAATTATCGAATACCGAATACGAATATGAATGGCGTGACGCGTGGGAAGAAAAAAACGTGCAGGATGTCCCGCGTGGTGTCAGGATAAAAGTGGGCGAATTCCGAAAAACGGTTTTTGTCCCCACAGGCATTTTGGGCGAGGAAGAATGA
- a CDS encoding zinc metalloprotease HtpX, with protein MWALRLRMWLLTTVLLGIIYAIITVIGTQLGIGNFYFYLVLSLVMMLIQYMMGPKLIEWSMRVKYLKPGENPELETMVRSLAATANIPAPRIGIAKISVPNAFAFGRSIKDGRICVTEGIMGLLDRDELRAVLGHEMSHIKNRDVLTITLLSVIPIILYRIAWQFLFFGDRRDREQSNGMLIGLAAFLFYFLTNLLVLYASRIREYFADKGSVELGNKPSQLASALYKLVYGSARMPKEAIKDVEGMKAFFANDPSRAMYELKELKDLDLDRSGTISESELMALQKKTVKLNFGDKMMELLSTHPNMLKRIKRLSEHTHQ; from the coding sequence ATGTGGGCTTTGAGGTTAAGGATGTGGTTATTGACAACGGTTCTGCTCGGCATAATCTATGCGATAATAACAGTTATCGGCACGCAACTTGGTATCGGCAACTTCTATTTTTATCTCGTGTTATCGCTGGTTATGATGCTGATACAATATATGATGGGCCCGAAACTTATAGAGTGGTCTATGCGGGTCAAGTACCTGAAGCCCGGAGAGAACCCTGAGCTGGAAACGATGGTTCGTTCCCTCGCCGCTACGGCGAATATACCGGCGCCGCGTATAGGCATAGCCAAAATATCGGTGCCCAACGCGTTTGCCTTCGGCAGGTCGATAAAAGATGGGCGCATATGCGTAACCGAAGGGATTATGGGGCTCCTCGACAGGGATGAGCTCAGGGCGGTGCTTGGCCATGAGATGAGCCACATAAAGAACCGCGATGTCCTGACGATAACATTATTATCCGTCATACCTATAATTCTATACAGGATAGCGTGGCAATTCCTGTTCTTTGGGGACAGGAGAGATAGGGAGCAGTCGAACGGGATGCTGATAGGGTTGGCGGCCTTTTTGTTCTATTTTCTTACTAACCTTCTGGTCCTTTACGCTTCCAGGATACGCGAATATTTCGCGGATAAGGGCTCGGTCGAGCTGGGTAATAAGCCGTCGCAACTTGCGTCGGCTTTGTACAAGCTCGTGTATGGCTCGGCCAGGATGCCGAAAGAGGCCATCAAGGACGTTGAGGGGATGAAAGCTTTTTTTGCCAATGACCCGTCGAGAGCGATGTATGAGCTTAAAGAGTTGAAAGACCTTGATCTCGACAGGAGCGGCACGATCTCCGAGAGCGAACTTATGGCATTGCAGAAAAAGACCGTGAAACTTAATTTCGGCGATAAGATGATGGAGCTTCTGAGCACGCATCCGAACATGCTGAAGAGGATCAAGCGTTTAAGCGAGCACACGCACCAGTAG
- a CDS encoding SurA N-terminal domain-containing protein — translation MLKLFRSKHVTKIVLWGLLILILPAFVLWGTGNTGRSTKGGPKYVGIIENRKVSFENFADSLYSIRCQVVLNYYGRPETLDAILGNKEFLGKLAWDRLIMLQKARAARIKVSDKEVVGFITSHPLFLRNGKFDDHIYQYFLKNSLGIYPRSFEELVRENLMIQKLTDIITKDVKIADEEIAADYGRDNSRFAISYITIPLKDFTGKITVTDGEIVALHKKHEKDFMFQAKDATGKKGVKRQATLEEARETIRTLLVEDKARPLAEEKANAVCEEINGLISGKKLSFEDAASKLGFKAQASGLFGRTDSVEDIGEMAPIIPVATALKKDEISKPVGVKKGFLVFTVSQTQAFDPEKFKKEKDDYSRIALAVKKNAYMEDWLREREKGAKLNIDLRDYEKYYK, via the coding sequence ATGCTAAAACTATTCAGAAGCAAACACGTTACCAAAATAGTCCTGTGGGGACTACTCATACTGATATTACCCGCGTTTGTTCTGTGGGGAACCGGCAATACGGGGCGCTCGACTAAAGGCGGCCCGAAATATGTCGGCATTATAGAGAACAGGAAGGTATCTTTCGAAAATTTCGCGGACAGCCTTTACAGTATACGCTGTCAGGTGGTCTTAAACTATTATGGCCGCCCTGAAACCCTCGACGCGATACTGGGTAATAAAGAGTTCCTCGGAAAACTCGCCTGGGATCGGCTTATAATGCTGCAGAAGGCGCGCGCGGCAAGAATAAAGGTTTCGGATAAAGAGGTTGTAGGCTTCATAACATCGCATCCCCTCTTTCTGCGAAACGGAAAATTCGACGATCATATATATCAGTATTTCCTGAAAAATTCCCTGGGGATTTATCCCAGGAGTTTCGAAGAGCTCGTCAGGGAAAACCTGATGATACAGAAACTTACCGATATTATAACTAAAGATGTAAAGATAGCCGATGAAGAGATTGCGGCGGACTACGGGCGCGATAATTCGCGATTCGCTATATCCTACATAACGATACCTCTAAAGGACTTCACGGGCAAAATAACCGTAACCGACGGAGAAATCGTTGCTCTCCATAAGAAGCATGAAAAAGATTTCATGTTCCAGGCCAAAGACGCAACCGGCAAAAAAGGCGTAAAGAGACAGGCAACCCTGGAAGAAGCCAGGGAAACGATAAGAACCTTACTGGTTGAAGATAAGGCCAGGCCGCTGGCGGAGGAAAAAGCAAACGCGGTATGCGAAGAAATAAACGGATTGATATCCGGAAAAAAGCTATCGTTCGAGGATGCGGCATCTAAACTCGGCTTTAAAGCGCAAGCTTCGGGACTATTCGGCAGGACGGATAGCGTCGAAGATATAGGAGAGATGGCGCCTATAATACCTGTGGCCACAGCGCTCAAAAAAGACGAAATTTCAAAACCGGTTGGAGTTAAAAAAGGCTTCTTGGTATTTACAGTTTCCCAGACGCAGGCCTTCGACCCGGAAAAATTCAAGAAAGAGAAAGACGATTATTCGCGGATAGCGCTTGCCGTTAAAAAGAACGCCTATATGGAAGATTGGCTGAGAGAGCGCGAAAAAGGCGCAAAACTTAATATCGATCTTCGAGATTACGAAAAATATTACAAATAA